TAAACCGTATCATCCATTGGGCTAGCTCAGTTTTACGGATGGCTTGGATTTGGTCGTCAATAGCATATCCTTCGTACCAAAAGCCAGGTACCTGGGTTTCTTTCCCATCCGGATCGACGAAAATGGCCAATACATCAATCTCCTTGAAGTCATAGGGATTATCGTAGGTTTGGGAAAGGTCAAAGCTGATTTCTAGCTTTTCATAGGCGAGGAGAGTATCGGTGTTCTGGGTAATTGCGTGAAATTCGGATGAACTGCTGCAAGCAGCCAGGCTCACAGTAAAGAAGATTATCGAGTAAATGAAACCGAAAATGGTACTGGTGTCGTATTGAGTTTGCGACATTTGTTTTACTTCCAAGGGGTTGGCGATTTTTAAGATTTGATTATAAGCAGGATGCTTTTCTGTCGGCGAGCGGTACAGAAGTAGTGGAAAGAGAAACCTCTAGAAGTAGCCCCCTTTGTCGGTAATATCTTGGATAGACTGTCCCTCAGCTACCCAGCCAAAGATTTTTTTCTCATTTTCTCGAATTTCCTCAGCCCGTAGTAATACGTCGTAAGCGACGGGTCGGGGAACCACCAGCACTCCATCAATATCGCCTAGTACCACGTCGCCCGGTTTGATCGTTACGTCCCCAATCTTGATAGGGATTTGGTAATGAGTGATTAGGCAGCGGCCCAAGCTACCGTTAGAAATGCGGTATTCATAGAATACCGGAAAGTCCGCTTCCAAAATTTGGTGCGTATCCCGGATACCCCCGTCAATGCAAGCGGCTTTCAGTTTCTTTCCTTTCGCCGTAGCCGTCATCACCCCGCCCCATAGCGTCGCTTTTTGGTCGCGACTGGTATCCCAGAGTACAAAAGCATCCTCCTGCATATCGTCCAGCATCTGCGTGCGAAATTCCATCTCGCCTTGTATCTTCACATTAGGCGCGCTTTTCACAGTAAAGGCAAACCCCGCTACAGTTCGGTACTCCCGCAACGGCTTAATACGCCCAGGCAGTGCTTGCTCCAATAGGCAGAACTCCCGCAAGACATCATTGACCGCACCAGTATACAACTGCTCAAACCGAAGCAGCATTTCTTTGTCAGGAATAGGAAACCGGCCATTCGGAATACCTTCCCGTTCCTGGATCAGTTTCTCTAAGTTCATCATTCCTACTTCTTTCTTGTACTGATTAACATTCATAAGAATTTACATTATTGATTTATATTTTATATTGCTAATTTTAGGAAATAAAACCTAAATTACAAATTAAGTGAAATAAACATCTGTACTTTTGATTCCTATATGATTTTGCCATATATCACCAGGGAACGGCGAAAAAAATCAAGGTGATGATATAGCAATACTGACTTATGTACTTTTCTACTGTACAGCTTTACTATCAATATTTAAACTTATTTTATATTGAAAAATAATTTGATTATACAGCAACCAATAAAGGCGTACTATCGATGGGA
This region of Tunicatimonas pelagia genomic DNA includes:
- a CDS encoding RraA family protein produces the protein MNVNQYKKEVGMMNLEKLIQEREGIPNGRFPIPDKEMLLRFEQLYTGAVNDVLREFCLLEQALPGRIKPLREYRTVAGFAFTVKSAPNVKIQGEMEFRTQMLDDMQEDAFVLWDTSRDQKATLWGGVMTATAKGKKLKAACIDGGIRDTHQILEADFPVFYEYRISNGSLGRCLITHYQIPIKIGDVTIKPGDVVLGDIDGVLVVPRPVAYDVLLRAEEIRENEKKIFGWVAEGQSIQDITDKGGYF